CGTTGGTCGCGATCGGCTCTGAGATAGGAGTCCAGTTGCGATCCAAAATCGCTTGACGAAGTTTGACTTGATGCCGGTTGATGACGTTGTGAGCAAAAGTCTCTGCAATGTATCCCGCTGTTTTGTCATCCGGCAGGATAAGGTAGTCGATATCTTCGTCGCCTTTGGCCAACAGGTTTCCTAGTTTCTCATCGTCCGTTTCACCTTCGACCTCGCTCCAGGTTGCTTCGGCAGCGATATCGAACGTATTGCTAGACTCGAATCGGATACCATCACAAACGAGGTAGTCCAGAGTACTTTGCACATTGTCTCGGTCAAACATTGCCGTGGAATACACGCAGCCGGTACACATGGACGTCAGCTGAGCGACGCCATATCGCATTTCCTTGACACCGTGATTGCGACTGTCGGTCAACATGACATCAACAATTCGCTGAAGCGATGTCATTTCGTTGAAGCCCGATGGCTGATGGTTTTCCCAGCCCTGTTTCGACATCCACCCCAGTGCGACGACCAGACAGATCGACGCATAGGCGATCGATTGCCGACTTTTGACCGAATCCAAAAGATGGGCCAGCGGAAGCATCAGTGCCAAAACCAATCCGACAACAGCTGGCAAGCTGACGAACGGGTTCAAGCCGGCACCTCGGAGCACCAACATAAGCACTGGGCTAACTCCAATCCAAATTAGAACTGGCACAACGCCTCGGAGGCTAGTGATCGTTGCCAATGCCTTGCGGAAGGCTTGTTCTCGAAACGCAAAGTATAGCCATCCGATCGCCCAGGCGGCTGCGAGATAACCGATTGTGACACCAATCCCGCGACCAGCAAATTCAAAGTGCTTCGCCGATTCCATCAGTGTCAGGCTGGCGTTGGCGTCGGTATTCCAAACGAAATAGTAGTAGTACAACGTGTCAAACTGAAGCACGAAGAACCAGCCAGCGAGAACACTCGCAGCGACAACTGCGATGGCTTGACCTTTAAGGTGTTCAAATCGATTGGGTTTCGTTAGCAGCGCAAGTCCAGCAATCGGCGACAAGGCAAACACTAGATAAACAGGCGCGGTTGCCCGTGACAGACAGGCAATCGCGGCGGCGATTCCCACCAACGCATAATTTTTGACTGAAGGCTGCTCGTATGCGCCGAGCATTAGCACCGAGGTGCAACCGAATGAGAGGCACAACAAAAGGTCAACGCGGAAGTCTGACACTCCTCCGTTGGACGCGTATAAGCAAGCTGCCGTCAGAAAGCTTAAGCATGCGGTCAGCGAAACGCCGTCGGAGATTTTTCGGATTCGCGATAGATACCAAAAGACACAGCTCAGAAATCCAAAAAGATAGATCGCTTGGATCCAAACTCCGATCATCCGTGATGGCTCAGCAAATAACCCGATGACAATCCCGAAGACATAAGGCATCAGTACCGTCGCGCCGCTGTTCCATACTTTGGAGAATCCCGCCGTGATTCCGTCCTGCTGAGTTGCAATGACAGCATCATGCATCTGCTGGTTGTAACTGAGCGAGTCGTAGAAAGGGTTCGTGTGCTTGTAGAGCTCCAGATTTAATTGGCAACAATAGATTGCCAAGATGGAACAAGCGATCGCTATCGGTAAGAGACACATCCACAAAGGGCGCGGGCGTGAATCATCGTTGCTGGAGGGGGTGGTTGTGTTCATCTTGTTCTGGTTTGTTGTTGACTACGCAGAAGCCTTTCGCGCCATTGTGAGTGCCGAGCTAGGCTCCAATGGACTTTGATTGCTTTGCCTTGGGAATGATCGCAAGACTGCGTCAGATTGGTTGTCGCTCGATAGGTCCATGGCCAAGACATAAGCAGGTCGTTTGCGACACTCGTCGTAGATCCGACCGATGTATTCACCCAAGACGCCAGCGGCGACGAGCTGAAACCCACCCAGTCCTAAGATGGAGCACAACAGAGTCGTGAAGCCGAGTTCTGCAGTTTCAAGTCCGGCAACTCGTTTGACGACGAACCACCCGGCCGCCGCGATCGACAGCATGCAGAGCGTCACACCCGTTGCTGTCAACAGACGCAGTGGCTTCAGAGAGTTTCCGAAGATTGCGTCAAGTGCATAGCGGAGCAGGCGTGTAAATGTCTGCTTGGGTTCACCACCGGCACGTTCTTGCCTTTCGAATCGCACGATCGCCATCTTGAAGCCGACCCAGGCTCGTAGAGCTGGGAAGAATCGATGGGCTTCATCAAGCTGGCAAACCGCTTCCACGGCGTGGCGATTCATCAAGCAGAACGTCCCAGTGTTTTCGGGGACATTCGACTCCGATAGAATCTGAAACAATCGGTGAAACGCCGCGAAACAGAAGCCTCGAAACGCTGTTTCTTTTCGGGACGAACGCTGGGCGATAACGATGCCCGCGCCATCGTTGTATTTTTCGATCAGCTGTGGAATCAGCTCGGGCGGGTCTTGTAGATCGCCGTCCATTAAGACGACACATTCGGCGTCGGTCGCCTGCAATCCGGCTGTGATTGCGGCGGGTTGTCCAAAGTTCCGCGACAGAGACAAAAGGCGAACGGCGCCCAAAGAGGCTTCGTCATTGGAGTGGATCGCGTTTTCGACAATCCAATCCGCTGTACCATCACGGCTGCCGTCGTCCACGTAGATGATCTGGTAGGTCAGTCCTGTCGACTGACAAGCCGCGTCCACACGAGTGTGTAGCAGCTCAATAATCTCGATTTCGTTGTAGACCGGAATGACAATTTCCAATTGTCGTGTTGCCATTGTTTCGTCCGTGAAAGGCAGCTGATTCGCGAGCAAGAACAGTGATCGCGTACTTCATCCGGGGGAAGTTAGAAAAGATAGTCCCGGTGTGTCAACATCGCACCGCCGGTGACATCCGCCGACTTGGATCATCTGGTCGCGTTTTTCATGTTGCTAAATCTATCGCTGGCGAGCAGATAAGGAAACGACGCGGTAAAAACCACGTGCGGGTTTTCATTCACCAGATCAACCACACCCTCAAGCGGGAATAGGAGGTCTTGGCGAGGTAGGTGGTTTGTCAAAAGTCGCCTCTGACAGGCTAAGTTCGGCAGCGGTCGCCGGACGAACAATCTGCTGGACA
This genomic interval from Stieleria sp. JC731 contains the following:
- a CDS encoding glycosyltransferase family 2 protein, translating into MATRQLEIVIPVYNEIEIIELLHTRVDAACQSTGLTYQIIYVDDGSRDGTADWIVENAIHSNDEASLGAVRLLSLSRNFGQPAAITAGLQATDAECVVLMDGDLQDPPELIPQLIEKYNDGAGIVIAQRSSRKETAFRGFCFAAFHRLFQILSESNVPENTGTFCLMNRHAVEAVCQLDEAHRFFPALRAWVGFKMAIVRFERQERAGGEPKQTFTRLLRYALDAIFGNSLKPLRLLTATGVTLCMLSIAAAGWFVVKRVAGLETAELGFTTLLCSILGLGGFQLVAAGVLGEYIGRIYDECRKRPAYVLAMDLSSDNQSDAVLRSFPRQSNQSPLEPSSALTMARKASA